In Chrysemys picta bellii isolate R12L10 chromosome 22, ASM1138683v2, whole genome shotgun sequence, the genomic stretch GATCTTCACCTCCAGCCAGTGGATTTTCCCTCCCAGGTCCCCAcagggaggcaggaggaggggaggggttgcCCCAAGCCTGGGGTGCCCAGAAACCCCACAGAGCAGCATTTCTGCTACCCCAGCTGAACTGGGCCAGGCCTGCTGAGCAACAAGCTCCGGCAGCATCGGACTCACTCCCCCTGGACCCCTCAGTAATTCAGGACTCTCGTGCAGCAGGCCTTTTGCACAGCCCTGGTGGCTTCCCCCAGAGATAAGCCAGGCGGCTCGGTATcatcagccccattttacagagcggAAACCTGAGGCACAGCAAGTGGCAGGAGTGGAAAACGGAACCTCAGGGCCACGGGACTGGGAAAGGACCTGCTGCATTGGGCCCGCTGGGTTCAAGGGTGCAGGGATGGGCCCAACCAACAGCTGGAGCCTTGATCCTAAAGCCAGCCGCGGACACTAACCTCGCGGGTCGTACACCGTCACCTTCTTGTCGTAGGTCCCCGTGACCAGGATGTCGGGCAGGTAGGAGAGACACAGCACGGGAGCTTTCCCACTGGGAGTCGGGGAGACAAGATAGCGAAGGGAGAACAAATATGATCCTTCAGGACGAGCCTCGTCACCCCCCCCAGGGCTGGAATGCCCAAGGCCTTTGGTCCCTCTGTGTCCATCCTCTGGGCGGGATCCTGATAACGTCTGCACGAGACCCTTCTCCTCCCGACGGTACTTATCAGAGCCCCATTACCGTAATGTCAGAGCACCTTCCAATCTGGGCTCCCTCATTACCATCATGTCAGAGCACCTCGCaatctgggctcccccccccgaTTACCGTAATGTCAGAGCACCTCGCAATCTGGGCCCCCCATTAGCGTAATGTCGGAGCACCTCGCAATCTGGGCCCCCCATTACGGTAACGTCAGCGCACCTGCCAATCTTTAATGCACGTATCCTCACTAACCCCGTAGTGCAGGGCAGTGCAGTTATCCCTATTGTATGTGTGGGGAAACAAGGGCCAGATTTGTATAGGTACCTGGGCACCTAACGCCCCTGGGTGtcactgggagttaggcaccgagagctctttaaaaatctgtccccaaGTGACTGGCCCGAGGTCCCACTGGACTCTGCTGAACGCTGCTCTCCTGCGTACTGGGCCAGCGCTCTAACCATTGcaccctccctcctctcctgacAAGCAGCAGTCTCCGCTGAGCGTCTTTGCTCTCGGACGATCCCCCTACCCTCCTGGCTGTTTTTTAAGCCCGTGACGTGGTTGGGGGGCAGTCTGTCTAGCAGGGACTGCACCGCGCAGAGCCAAGTTGTAGTAAGCCACGCATGGAGATGCAAAGGAACGGCTTCTCGCCCGGCAGCCCCCAGTCCCGGCTTCACCCCACTTCCCCGGCCGGAGCCCTTGGCCTCCCCCACTTCGGCGCTCTGGTCTAGACTCTGCCCAGCAGCACCGAGCACGGCCGCCCCAACCCCGCTCTCTAAGGCACAGCAGATGTGAGTGGTGGCTGAGACTCTCCCAGAAGGCGGAGGTAGCTCAGGGCACCACCCAGGTGGCTGAAGGAGGAGCTGGTGGGAGCCAGGCTGGGGTTGCTTCCTGCGGAGCCAGTGGTGCAGGGGAGAAAGGGAAACGGTACCTGATCTCCCCAAACTGCTGCCCGTCGGCCTCTATGTCCCACAGCTTCACCGTGCTGTCCCAGGAGCCCGAGCACACCTTGTTGTCTCGTGAAGCCAGTGACCACACCCAGCCCTGCACCgggaaagggagaggaaagggttaAAGTCGGGGGCTGTCCTTTCCTGCCCTTCTCTGGTGTCTTTCCCCAAAGCCCTttagcccccccagcccccctgcaatACACAGAGTTAACTCCAGCGTACGgacagggaaaccgaggcacagagcggggacgCGAACACAAGCGGTCCCAGTATCCATTCCTGTGCCAGTCACTAGACATGCTGTCCCGGCTCAATCCAACCCAacagaagggagggagaaagcTCATATTCAGCACAGGCTTGGGCAAAGAGGGCACAGGGAAAGGGGGACTGGGCCGGGGGCATTTCCCCTCCAGGAGTCTCAGCAAGACTGGCACCCCCAGAACAAAACCCCCATGTCATGCCTACTGGCACCAACTAGCTCCCCTCTCCAGCTGCTTGGGCGTATCCGtgctggggacagagtgccactGGCCCCTTTCTCCAGCTCAGACCCCCTCCACCTCAGAGGGTGAAGGccagattcccaccttgtgcgtCCCGTTGCGTTCCGTGCCCAGGGCTTTCACCAGCACCTTGTCCGGGGACTGGCCCAGCTCCCGCAGATCCCACAGGTTGACGTTCCGATCCCGGGAGCCCGAGACACAGAGAGCCCCGCCCTGCAAGAGAAGGAGACAGACTGGCCATGGGTCCTTTGAAATGGGAGAAACAGAACTCCTGGAGCCAGAGACCAACGTGGGAGTCACCCCAGCTAACAGGGCTCGGAAGATAACACCACCACAAGCAACCGTACGTGAGAAGAGTCTTCCACGCCTACTCCGGCCAACAGCTGCGTGTCATGATTAGCGAACAGCAGCTgttgaacccagaagtcctgactctgCTCTACCTCACTAGACCTCACAcccttccctcccacagccaggggtcgaacccaggagtcctgactcccaagccccaccccatcTCACCCCCAGACAGCAACGGCCAGCAAAGGAGGACATCGGAACTCACCTGCAAGAGCAGAACGGAGTCGATGGAGGCGAAGTGGCCGTTGGCGAGGGAGAAGTACTCTGTCCTCCTGCCATCACAGGCCCAGTGTCTGAGATGTTCCTCTAGCTCCATGCAGGCAGCCGGCCAGTCGAAGTCCTCCTCTGCGTAGAAAGGAAGAGATCGCAAGGATCAGGGTGAGGGGTGTCCCgctctgggcagggagggaaTCTGGGGCTTCCAAAACTGCTGGGAGCTTTGATCCCAAAgccactccccatcccctgcaccaGGTCGAGGTGAGGCTGTGTAAAAATCGCTTTCttcagggcagtggctctcaacctttccaggctactgtcCCCCTTtccggagtctgatttgtcttgcgtacccccaagtttcacctcacttttaaactacttgcttagacaatcagacataacaatacaaaagtgtcacagccacactagtactgaaCAATTGCTGGCTCTCTCATTTTTATCGTATACTTATAAAATCAATCCATTGGAATGGAAGTATTgtacttacattgcagtgtatagTCTACAGAGCAGTAGAAACAAATCACtgtctgtgtgaaattttagtttgtactgactttgctagtagTTTTTATGTCGCCTCTTGTAAAACTAGGTGACTCTCtagctgagttgatgtacctcctggaagagcTCTGCATATCCCCAGGGATACAAGTAccccgggttgagaaccactgctttagggtCCGTAAACCCTCCTCTTCCCAAGGACGGGGAAATGTCCCCTCTAGAGGCCCCGACGCGGCCCCTTTAAATAGATGGGAGCAAAGGTAAATCACAGCACTGCCACCTGGGAGCATCCCAAACCACCTCCCACCCCTCACTCCAAGGAAGGGCAGGGGGGCTACTGCCATTACAGAGGTGAAGCAGGGAGGGGACCTGGCCAGGCTCACATCGTGAAGTCAGCTGCAAAgcagggaacagaactcagggGTCCTGATTCCTAGTGCCCCTCtccactgtaaccactagacccccttccagagctggggatagaacccaggagtcccgacacccagccccctgctctaaccattagacacaACTCTCATCCAGAGCTGGTGATAGGACCCTGGCGTTATCGTtatcctccccccacagctctaacCAGCAGCACCTCAGCAGCAACTAAATCTCAAGGTAAAGTTAACTGAGGGACCTCTCTGAGGCCCATGAAATAGCGTCTGGTCCTacagtagaacccaggagtcctggccctcaGCCCTTGTCTCTCCTCCAAGTCCCACCTCCAGTGAAGAAAGTCCAATGGAGATCTACCTTCCACCACCGGGTAACACCCACTGATCCTCTTCTGAAGGCGAATCTTCCAGGTCACTGGGTCCTGCACAATATCCCCGAGGGTCCGACAGACCAAGGGCAAGACCTCGAGAACAAACCTGGCTTCCAGGTAAGAGCAGATCTCCAGGATCAGCTCCAGAGGGAGGGCTAACAGCCCAGAGGTCACGTTGTCGCTTGCCGGAGACTTCTTCAGCTCCAGAGGAGACCTGTGCTCCGATGcctgggccccgggccccacagagAGTGACTCGGGAGGTGCGCACTGGGCCTTGTGGCTGGGCTGAGCAGAGCCGAGGACGCGGTCGATGTATTCCTGAGCCTGCGTGTCTGGATCAACCTTGTTCTCTGCGTCGGAGTCATTGTCGGAGCCGTGGGGGTCCTCAGAGGGGTTCGATGCCGGGTCCATGGCTGTGGAAGCAGTAGGGACAGTGAGAGTGACGAGAACAGCATAGGAACAGCACTGAATACGTAGCCCGGAGCAGATCGTAACACTGGCCATTCTACCCCACACATCCGGTACAGCAAGGGACAGGTTCAGTCCACCAGTCCCTTTCATTCTGCCAGCTCATCCAGCGGCTGTGCGTGATCTGCCCAGGGATGGCGTTTAAGGCTAGAAGCGATCATTAGATCATCtggcctgacctcctgtagatcACAGGCCATTCAGTGTCACCCAGTGaccccagtaacttgtgtttggctaaagcatctttcAGAAAGACAACCGGACtggaagacaagatggagactccaccacttccttcAGAgtctgttctaatggttaatcttcctccctgttaaaaatcGGGGTCTAATTTCTCATTTGAATGTGTCTGGCTTTAATTTCCAGCTGTTCCTTCCTGTTCTGCATTTCTCTATCGTCCCTCTAGACCCACCATTGCACCCACCTGCTGTACCAGACCAGACCCGCAGCCCTATGTCCTCCGCTTCCCAGCCTCTTGTTCTGAAGTTTTTcccaaaaaggggggaaaggagaagtGAGGACCGAAAGACTTCTCAGTTGTTTTCCAGAGTCTCAGCTttcataattaattaataaaagtCTTCAGCTGTTGtgattgtgaagaaaaccttgaaCACATGCCCTGACTGTAACATTGCTGGACTCTGCAAAGAACCTGAGCTCAGAACCCTGAGACGGGGCTGTCGCCCCAAGAGTGAGCGACACAGCAACagtgcctgagtttgcagagagcctgagcccatcgccATGAGTGGAGGGGAGGTGCTGTATTccaacatccgaagaagtgggctgtagtccacgaaagcttatgctctaataaatttgttagtctctaaagtgccacaagtactcctgttctttttgcggatacagactaacacggctgctactctgaaacctgcattcCAACCGGTTCTCTCAGATGCCCTCTCGGACAAAgtaggaattttctgtaatatttgtaTGGTTCCTATGTGTGCCTCAGCTGCCCTATGTATTTGCCTTGCTACCCAGGGTGGGTACCAAAGGGTTATCTATGGAGAAGCTAGAAAGACAACAGGAACCCCCAAGGTTAAAACAGTCACACCTAGCAGCCCAGAAGAAGgagatccccccctcccccaggacgtGAAGCAAAGGCCTCCGCTAAAGAACAGAGGGGACAGGTGTCGGGGAGAAGGGCTGGCCTCGGGGGAGCCAGGGAAGCTTCCCCTTGGGGCTGTGGAGGAGACAGAGACAGGGATGGATTCCACAGCAGTTTGGCTGATGGGCCCGTCTTGGCCAGGATGGCCCAGGGTTCACCGCCGCCCGCGGGCACTAACCTAGGGACAGTCAGAGGCTGCAGCAGGTGACTGACCTGCCTGTGTCGCTGGAGGAGACTGGCTGGGCCGGGCTCGGATTCGTAGGGGTCCGGCCCCGCAGAGCCCCCTGGGCCGGTACGGGgggcgtcacccccccccccgcagagccctGGGCCGGTACAGGGggcgtcaccccccccccgcagagacCTGGTGCCGGTACGGGGGGCGTCACCCCCCCCGCAGAGCCCTGGGGGCCCTGGGCCGGTACGGGGGGCGtcacccccccccgcagagccctGGGGCCGGTACTGGgggcgtcaccccccccccccgcagagccctGGGGCCGGTACTGGgggcgtcaccccccccccccgcagagccctGGGGCCGGTACTGGgggcgtcacccccccccccgcagagccctGGGGCCGGTACGGGGGGCgtcaccctctcccccccgcagAGCCCCCTGGGCCGGTACAGGGggcgtcaccccccccccgcagagccctGGGGCCGGTACGGGGGGCgtcaccctctcccccccgcagAGCCCCCTGGGCCGGTACAGGGggcgtcaccccccccccgcagagccctGGGGCCGGTACGGGGGGCgtcaccctctcccccccgcagAGCCCTGGGGGCCCTGGACCCGGTacggggggggctgccgggggctgAGCTCGgaccggagggggcggggcgatagagaccctccccccgcccagctcccttcttaccccagggccggggccgccCCGCTCCCCTGACAGCGGCCAGCGGAGCCCCGCCTCCTCTCGCTCGTCACTTCCGGCACCGAGATGACATCACACAGCGGAAGTCCGCCCCGCCTCTCCTTGTCACGTGACCGGCCTCCCTGGCAGTTGCGATCATCCtacgtgggggggaggggccgccCATAAACACCCCCGCCCCGCCCGTGTCATGACGTCAATGTGACATCATAGACATGACCCTATGATGACATCACAGCCCCAGTATCTTCCCCAGCCTGAGGCAACGGCCttcgtaccccccccccccctcccggggcCAGGCCCCAGCCGGGCTGACTCCAGCCGCCAAgggcccccccagctcctccctgagcGACACCCGGGCTGGGCCTGCAGCACCCGCGTCCAGCCCAGACCCTCACCCCACCGCAGCACCcggagaacccccccccccgaagccggtctaacacccccccacactcccccgggCTCTTTCACATCGATAAGCCCCGAGGCCAGCTTCCCCAAGCCCCTGTGAGCACAGGGTAAGAAGGTCTCCTCCTGGACAAGAAGCACACAGCTTAAGTAACTTTCCCAGGATCAGAGCAGGCTCGCTCCTAAACCCCGGTCTCTGCCTTTAAGCGCAGAGATATACACCTTCATTTTTTCCATGTGTTCTGTAAATCTTCACCCACCTTTACAATAGAAATAAGTattattcccactttacagatagggaaactgaggcccagggaggGGACGTGACATGCCCCCTATAAACGCTCAGACCTGTGCCAGAGCAAGGACTAGACACAGCTGCAGGGATATGAGACGTATTAAGAAACATGGCAGCGAGGAATGCAGACCACAACTCTTGCTAGACACTACAAGGCTCTATGAGTCAGCATACTTCCCGGCAGATGCACTTGTGCTCTATCACCATAgagcatggagaggagggacTGAAGGAGCAGCCCGATCAAGTAAATGGGGGAGGACAGAATGGCAAAGGTTACAAATCTGATATTTACATAAGAAAAAACACTGAGCCTAGATACAGCTGTAGACTGAAGTCACGTGaaatttgcttgtttttttttttttttttagttgacaAAATTATACATAAAATGAGAAAAATCTCATTTCAGCAAGGTGCAAGCAGCGGCTTCAACACTAGGTACACTGTCACCATAGGAAACAGTACAGCACATTTACAAATATACAAATCCAGGGTTAACAAACAGGAGGCAGAAACTAGAAGCacttatacaaaaaaaaaaaaaaaaaaaaaaatccatttcaagAGGCAGTCAGGTCAAGTAGCTTAAACTTCACTGTCCGAGAAAGAGTTCACAGCCTTCTTTTATCGTCCTAAGCTTTGGGaacttaaaacacttttttttaaaaaatattgttagatatatttatagagcaAGCTGGGTTGCGACTTTACTTTACAATACAGTTCTTgttcatgcatttaaaaaaaaaaaaaaatcacaccagacccctgctctaatggaaATCCAGGTTTCATCCCTGTCTGGAGGAATGGAGGGAAaggaaatgctttaaaataaagcatCAAAATGCAAAAGAGAAAAACATCTGATAGTTTCCCAGAGACCTGCTCAAGTCTTAtaccaataaaaaataaaaaaggaggctGAAGTGAAGGAATGCATCTCTTTCGTTCCCCATCCCTTCCTTCCTCTAAGGTAGAGATGCACTTAGGGCTGAATGCTGCTTgagtctctccccacccctcaagatcttcagcaggagagatgggTGGGAGCAAGGCTTGGGGCTATGCCAGCCACTGAAAACAACAGTGGACACTAAGCCAGCCAGGCTGTTATGCTCAAAATTTTGTGGTGTGAAGGCCTATTGCACCGGTGAACTCCAGTGCAAAAACTTGGAGGGCGTTAAaagaatgctttaaaaaaaaaaaaaaatgtatagaaaaaggagggaaaggaagtGCTGAAAAATAACCAGGGAGGATGAAGGGAAAGGATCAGTGAAGCTTAAGTTACTGAGTGATCCCACAAATGCTTTCA encodes the following:
- the FBXW9 gene encoding F-box/WD repeat-containing protein 9 isoform X1 — its product is MDPASNPSEDPHGSDNDSDAENKVDPDTQAQEYIDRVLGSAQPSHKAQCAPPESLSVGPGAQASEHRSPLELKKSPASDNVTSGLLALPLELILEICSYLEARFVLEVLPLVCRTLGDIVQDPVTWKIRLQKRISGCYPVVEEEDFDWPAACMELEEHLRHWACDGRRTEYFSLANGHFASIDSVLLLQGGALCVSGSRDRNVNLWDLRELGQSPDKVLVKALGTERNGTHKGWVWSLASRDNKVCSGSWDSTVKLWDIEADGQQFGEISGKAPVLCLSYLPDILVTGTYDKKVTVYDPRAAQAPLKSRKLHSSAVLSLVADERFIISGSEDRTLVVFDRRANSVLQRLQLDSYLLSMSYQGTQLWAGDNQGLLYVFENRGGCFQHIRYFDVGHRSQITGVWHSLGTLYTTSTDKTLRIHIPTDPPRTVCSQTHNNVLNGISAEGNIVVAASGGLSLEIWRLNA
- the FBXW9 gene encoding F-box/WD repeat-containing protein 9 isoform X2; its protein translation is MDPASNPSEDPHGSDNDSDAENKVDPDTQAQEYIDRVLGSAQPSHKAQCAPPESLSVGPGAQASEHRSPLELKKSPASDNVTSGLLALPLELILEICSYLEARFVLEVLPLVCRTLGDIVQDPVTWKIRLQKRISGCYPVVEEEDFDWPAACMELEEHLRHWACDGRRTEYFSLANGHFASIDSVLLLQGGALCVSGSRDRNVNLWDLRELGQSPDKVLVKALGTERNGTHKGWVWSLASRDNKVCSGSWDSTVKLWDIEADGQQFGEISGKAPVLCLSYLPDILVTGTYDKKVTVYDPRAAQAPLKSRKLHSSAVLSLVADERFIISGSEDRTLVVFDRRANSVLQRLQLDSYLLSMSYQGTQLWAGDNQGLLYVFENRGGCFQHIRYFDVGHRSQITGVWHSLGTLYTTSTDKTLRISAEGNIVVAASGGLSLEIWRLNA